In Patagioenas fasciata isolate bPatFas1 chromosome 11, bPatFas1.hap1, whole genome shotgun sequence, the following proteins share a genomic window:
- the LOC136106425 gene encoding olfactory receptor 14J1-like has translation MSYDRYIAICKPLHYGTLLGSRACVHMAAAAWATGFLSALLHTANTFSLPLCKGNALDQFFCEIPQILKLSCSHSYLRELGLIVFSVLIGCGCFVFIVVSYVQIFRAVLRIPSEQGRHKAFSTCLPHLAVVSLLISTSMFAYLKPPSISSPSLDLVVSVLYSVVPPAVNPLIYSMRNQELKDALGKQMTGLLLKL, from the coding sequence atgtcctacgaccgctacattgccatctgcaaacccctgcactacgggaccctcctgggcagcagagcttgtgtccacatggcagcagctgcctgggccactgggtttctcagtgctctgctgcacacggccaatacattttcactgcccctgtgcaagggcaatgccctggaccagttcttctgtgaaatcccccagatcctcaaactctcctgttcacactcctatctcagggaactggggcttattgtgtttagtgtcttaataggatgtgggtgttttgtgttcattgtggtgtcctatgtgcagatcttcagggccgtgctgaggatcccctctgagcagggacggcacaaagccttttccacctgcctccctcacctggccgtggtctccctgcttatcagcacttccatgtttgcctacctgaagcccccctccatctcctctccttccctggatctggtggtgtctgttctgtactcagtggtgcctccagcagtgaaccccctcatctacagcatgaggaaccaggagctcaaggatgccctggggaaacagatgactggattacttctgaagctataa